From the genome of Legionella beliardensis:
CCGTAAGAAAAACTCATTACCGAAAAAAACACCAAAAGCGAAGGGGAAGAAAGAAGCGCCGTCAGTTATGACGACCTTAAGTAAAAATACCTTAGTTCGTCAGCTCGTTAGACAAGTTTTTCGAGAAATAACTAACGCTATTTTGCGTGCCGTTAAATTAAAGAAATAATTTAGAGGCTTTTTTCTGTAGTATATAATTGCTCTAGTAGCAGTAATGTCGCAACTAAGGCACTATTTAGTTGCGCCAGCGCACTCGCTTGCTCGGTCAAACTTTGTTTGCATTCTAATTCTAAGCCCACATAATCTTCAGCCGCGTATTTTTTTCTTAAGCTTGTAGTAAAGCCATCACTAATTCCGCGATAGGGATAATTTAGGCGTACTTGTAATTGATCGTCATGCTGTTTTAATAAATATTGCCAGTGCCGAGCAATACGTTGTTCAGCCGCGCGTTTAGGGTCATAGAGAAAACCAATGTCTGTATTGCGGCTAATTCCATTCAATATGGGCGTAAAGCTATGAATAGATAAATGCCAAACTTGGTAACCTTTCGCGATACTTGTTTGAATTAATTGCTCTATTGCTTGTCTAAAAGGCAAATAATAAGATTGGATTAATTGATTTTTTTCTTCAAGTGAGCAGGCTTTTGAAATTTCAGAAAAACAGGTTTTGTGCTTAAGGCTTCGATTACAATCAATTAATAAACGACTAACGGTGGCGCAAATTAAAGGAGAGTGTAAAGCATTACTGAGGTAGCTTGCGATATCTAATGCGCCAATATCAAATCCTCTATGAGAATTGAGTAAAGGCT
Proteins encoded in this window:
- a CDS encoding N-formylglutamate amidohydrolase, whose translation is MREINVILSCEHAVNTIPPAYNHYFAHHEPLLNSHRGFDIGALDIASYLSNALHSPLICATVSRLLIDCNRSLKHKTCFSEISKACSLEEKNQLIQSYYLPFRQAIEQLIQTSIAKGYQVWHLSIHSFTPILNGISRNTDIGFLYDPKRAAEQRIARHWQYLLKQHDDQLQVRLNYPYRGISDGFTTSLRKKYAAEDYVGLELECKQSLTEQASALAQLNSALVATLLLLEQLYTTEKSL